The following are encoded in a window of Sorex araneus isolate mSorAra2 chromosome 11, mSorAra2.pri, whole genome shotgun sequence genomic DNA:
- the LOC101556878 gene encoding 60S ribosomal protein L32-like: MAALRPLVKPKIIKKRTKKFIRHQSDRYVKIKRNWRKPRGIDNRVRRRFKGQILMLSIGYGSNKKMKHMLPNGFRKFLVHNVKELEVLLMCNKSYCAEIAHNVSSKNRKAIVERTAQLAIRVTNANARLCSKENK; encoded by the coding sequence ATGGCCGCCCTCAGACCCCTGGTGAAGCCCAAGATCATCAAGAAGAGGACCAAGAAGTTCATCAGGCACCAGTCTGACCGCTATGTCAAGATTAAGCGGAACTGGCGGAAGCCCAGAGGCATCGACAACAGGGTGCGCCGCAGGTTCAAGGGCCAGATCCTGATGCTCAGCATCGGTTACGGGAGCAACAAGAAGATGAAGCACATGCTGCCCAACGGCTTCCGGAAGTTCCTGGTCCACAACGTCAAGGAGCTCGAGGTGCTGCTGATGTGCAACAAATCGTACTGTGCCGAGATCGCCCACAATGTGTCCTCCAAGAACCGCAAAGCTATCGTGGAGAGGACGGCCCAGCTGGCCATCAGGGTCACCAACGCCAACGCCAGGCTGTGCAGCAAAGAGAACAAGTAG